In Eurosta solidaginis isolate ZX-2024a unplaced genomic scaffold, ASM4086904v1 ctg00001672.1, whole genome shotgun sequence, the sequence AGTAGACGAAGAACTCGAAACGACACAGAGTCAAAATGGTTCTCTTCAAGAACAAATTAATGAATTAAAAGAAATGTTATCGGGTGTGGTAAATGCTCTGACGCAAATGAGTGCGACATCTGTGTCTCAGCCAAGGTCGGTGATTAGCATTCCAGTGGTTGGAAATGTGAATGAGATGTCTAGTATGACAAGTGTTCATAATAGGTATTCAGTGAAAGAAATCGCAGAAACTATTCCTGATTTTGATCCTACTAATTATCTTGCGTTAACTGCCGAACAATTTATTGAGCGTGTAAATAGTGCTATGAATGCGTATGTTTGGGAAGAAAAGTGCGTACTGTTGGCTGTGTATAGTCGAATGAAGGGTGTAGCACGTTTATGGTTAGACGGTCAACAAAGTTTGTTTGCAACGTGGCGTGATTTTTCAAATGCATTAATTGAAGAATTCGGTACGAAGATGGACGAGGCTGATATAAACTATATTATGAGTAGTACGACACGAAAACAAGGTGAAAAAGTTATTGAATATTGTTTTCGTATGAGCGCAACGGGTAAACGGTACGGATTAAGTGAATCAGCAATTATAAAATATACTCGTGAAGGTTTAAAATATCGTGATTTACAATCTGCAATCGCtgttttgaaatttaatacaATGAAAGAGATGCGTGAAACTCTtgacgaatatttaaaaaatttgcctacAACGTCGCGGAATACATATGACAATACATCgaaaaaaacagaaacaaaaacagctcctaatgaaaaatttgaaaaatccagTGAAAAGTTAACTTGTTATAATTGTTCCGAAAAGGGGCATTTGTCTAGTAATTGCTCCAAACCTCAAAATCGTCCACGATGCAAAGACTGTCAAAGAGTGCATCCGCGAAATGATCCTGTAAATTGTGGTAAAAACGTGAATGTGAGAGCATGCGAAACtagtaaaatgtttgaaaaagaaatatACATTAATGGTGAACGATTAATTGCATTTATTGATAGTGGCAGTGATTGTCACATGGTACGTGAGTCGATAGCCAAAAAAATAAGTTGTAAAATTATGCCCTGTATAATGAGGATGAAAGGTATATGTGGTGgtacgaaaatttctaaaaataaaattaacgttAGTATGCAAGTTGATACAGTAAATTTGCAACTTGACATGTATGTTGTTCAAGATGATTTTTTGTCAACTGATGTGCTTTTAGGGCacgaaattttcataaatgacTTTATTGTAACTATTAATAACGGTAAGTTGAATTTTAATCACAattctaaaatttataaaataaaatcggaAAATAACACAACGTACGATAACAGAAAATTGCAACTAACGAAGCTTTTAGCAGAGTATCGAGATGTTTTTGCTGAAAATTTAAGTGAAATTGGTAAAACTAGTCTCATTGAAATGAAAATTGAGGTCGATTGTGGCGAGCCCATCTGTCAACGTCCATATAGAGTTCccgaaccaaaaaaaattttggtttcgaATATGATAAAAGATTTGTTAGATAATGATATTATTTGTGAATCTCAGTCTGAATTTGCTAGCCCTGTAATAATGGTAAAGAAAAAAGATGGAACTGATCGTATGTGCGTGGATTACAGGCGATTAAATCAACATACAAAAAAAGAAGTATATCCAATGCCAAATATAGAGGAACGACTGCATGAAGCCATGCAGTATAAATATTTCTCCGTACTCGATTTAAATGGGTACTATCAAATTCCAATCGAATCCAATAGTCGGAAATATACAGCTTTTATTACGACAGAAGGTCTGTATGAATTCAAGCGAATGCCATTTGGGTTAAAGAATGCGCCAACCGTCTTTCAACGTTTAATGGCACGAATTCAAGAACAAACGCAAAAGGGTGATATGTTGCATTATATGGATGACATACTCATCGGAAGTAATTCAGTTGTTGAAATGTTTGAGAAACTTGAgcgaatttttcaaatacttcgtAATTTGAATGTAACACTTAATccaaaaaaatgtgaatttttaaaagaatcgATACAGTTCCTTGGTCATGAGTTGACACCAAATGGAATCTGTCCAGGAAGTGTAAAGACAGCTGCTGTTCAAAATTTTCCTGAGCCACGAAATTTAACTGAAGTTCGACAGTTTTTAGGCTTATCAGgctattttcgaaaatttgtacCATGTTACGCTGTTATTTCCGAACCTTTACGAATGCTATTACGTAAAGATCAAATTTTCGAGTGGAAAGAAGCGCAAATAGATTCATTCAATAAATTGAAATCTGCTTTGGTTAATAAACCAGTAGTAGCTGCATATCGAACAAATGCAGAACATCAAATTCACACCGATGCAAGTTCAATAGGTTTGGCGGGAGTACTTTTACAGAGAGAAGTAGACGATTGGAAGGCTGTTGCTTATTATTCTCGATCTACAACAACAGAAGAACGCAAATACCATAGTTATGAGTTGGAAACGTTAGCTGTGGTTGAAAGTCTTGAAAGATTTCGTTACTATGTGTCTGGCAAAAACGTCAAAGTTGTTACTGATTGTAGTGCAATAAAAACTGCCATgcaaaaaaaggaattaattcCTCGAATCGCTCGATGGTGGTTACGTATACAAGATTTTGAAATAGAAGTAGAACATCGATCAGGACAGCGTATGTTACATGTTGATGCAATCAGTCGAAACCCAGATGAACCGCCTAATGACATCGAAACTGCTTCACTAAAAATAGATAAGGTGGAGATTGAAGAAGACGACTGGGTTTTTAGTATGCAACTTCAAGATGACAACATtaaagaaattgttaaaaaagTTCACGAAAATGATAAGCAAATTAAAGTTGATTATTGTCTCGCAAATGGACGGTTGTATCGCATGG encodes:
- the LOC137236281 gene encoding uncharacterized protein, with the translated sequence MLVKIASLTVQQLKDFLSEKNLKTTGTKAELMLRLSEVLRSDEIEMCSQNIVDEELETTQSQNGSLQEQINELKEMLSGVVNALTQMSATSVSQPRSVISIPVVGNVNEMSSMTSVHNRYSVKEIAETIPDFDPTNYLALTAEQFIERVNSAMNAYVWEEKCVLLAVYSRMKGVARLWLDGQQSLFATWRDFSNALIEEFGTKMDEADINYIMSSTTRKQGEKVIEYCFRMSATGKRYGLSESAIIKYTREGLKYRDLQSAIAVLKFNTMKEMRETLDEYLKNLPTTSRNTYDNTSKKTETKTAPNEKFEKSSEKLTCYNCSEKGHLSSNCSKPQNRPRCKDCQRVHPRNDPVNCGKNVNVRACETSKMFEKEIYINGERLIAFIDSGSDCHMVRESIAKKISCKIMPCIMRMKGICGGTKISKNKINVSMQVDTVNLQLDMYVVQDDFLSTDVLLGHEIFINDFIVTINNVDSFTKFTILRAVKGTVTKHVVELLKEISSYVGIPERIVTDRGPAFTSKQFQQYCQENVIKHILNAVQTPRANAHAERTNRTVLSMLLPSTTADDKWDNELSKIQWSINTMRNGTTNKTPHELLFNFTPRDILKNKLILALNDDNQINCDIEQIRKEAAMRINEKRLKAKQRFDSHHRIPHVYKEGDLVLAENAPPCTGFSRKLEPRYKGPFEIGKVLDRDRYVIQDLPGSRRKQRPYKSVYASDKLKRYCEPTEIDDICCAEDESEGEDVN